In Cicer arietinum cultivar CDC Frontier isolate Library 1 chromosome 1, Cicar.CDCFrontier_v2.0, whole genome shotgun sequence, one DNA window encodes the following:
- the LOC101500988 gene encoding regulator of nonsense transcripts UPF3-like isoform X1, giving the protein MSDRTKVVVRHLPPTISEDSLSSLIDGSFSGRYNWLSFRPAKISPKHTSFSRAYIDFNKPEDVIEFAEFFNGHVFVNEKGTQFKVTVEYAPSQRVPKQWSKKDGRDGTIYKDPEYLEFLELLAKPVENLPSAEIQLEKREAERSGAGKDVPIVTPLMDFVRQKRAAKGPRRLSSNGKVTRRTGTPSNGSSSSAPSRRGSARKRVSTTMYVARDPGKNSTVKDKSTYILVPRQGDQHLSNKSSNIASSDGNPTFDENGIAGSNDAGKKVLLLKGKEREIITASDSDSMSQHHSITSSAKTILNSTALKQNQRHEGSGRIIKSILSNKDLRQNQSSRAYSERQLQTSNLEKEKQPTRPLHVQLILKGTDGAPENRITVHGLHVSSERQERRFRQKDRPDRGIWTSRSNGGDESLSSSASSQVDPLEGGHAELKHDTRSARSGEVKSFGSLRASHSSENGFNKHFGRRGPIHGVKDVDGYSVSSEGKHPRKPSSSAYGSNEKQVWVQKASSGT; this is encoded by the exons ATGTCGGATCGGACCAAGGTCGTGGTGCGGCACTTGCCACCCACCATCTCCGAGGACTCTCTTTCCTCCCTAATCGACGGTTCCTTCTCTGGTCGCTACAACTGGCTCTCTTTCCGTCCTGCCAAAATCag CCCCAAGCATACATCATTTTCTAGAGCTTACATTGACTTCAACAAACCAGAGGATGTTATAGAGTTTGCTGAGTTTTTCAATGGACACGTCTTTGTCAATGAAAAGG GAACTCAGTTCAAAGTCACTGTTGAATATGCTCCTTCACAGCGTGTTCCAAAGCAGTGGTCTAAAAAGGATGGTCGTGATGGAACCATATATAAAG ATCCTGAGTATCTGGAATTTCTTGAACTACTTGCCAAGCCTGTTGAAAATCTCCCTAGTGCTGAGATACAGTTGGAGAAAAGGGAAGCTGAACGTTCTG GTGCTGGAAAAGATGTTCCTATAGTTACACCACTGATGGACTTCGTGCGCCAGAAAAGAGCTGCCAAGGGACCGCGG AGGTTATCGTCTAATGGAAAAGTGACCAGGAGAACTGGCACACCATCAAATGGAAGCTCTAGTTCCGCCCCATCAAGACGTGGTTCTGCAAGGAAGAGAGTTTCCACCACAATG TATGTTGCAAGGGACCCAGGGAAAAATTCTACTGTAAAAGACAAATCAACTTATATTTTGGTTCCCAGGCAAGGTGATCAGCATCTTTCAAATAAATCTTCAAATATAGCTTCTTCAGATGGAAATCCAACTTTTGATGAAAATG GAATTGCTGGAAGTAATGATGCTGGGAAGAAGGTACTGCTTCTTaaagggaaagaaagagaaataatTACT GCATCTGATTCAGATAGCATGTCACAACATCATAGCATAACATCTTCAGCTAAAACAATTCTTAATTCAACAGCTCTGAAACAGAATCAGCGGCATGAAGGTAGTGGAAGAATTATCAAAAGCATACTCTCAAACAAAGATTTGCGCCAAAATCAGTCTTCCAGAGCCTATTCTGAGCGGCAGCTCCAAACATCTAAtctagaaaaagaaaaacaacccACTCGCCCCTTACATGTGCAATTGATTTTGAAGGGCACTGATGGTGCGCCAGAGAATAGGATTACTGTACATGGTTTGCATGTGTCTAGTGAGAGACAGGAGAGGCGTTTTAGACAAAAGGACAGACCTGACCGTGGTATTTGGACAAGCCGTTCCAATGGAGGTGATGAATCATTGTCATCCTCAGCTTCCTCACAAGTTGATCCTTTGGAAG GAGGTCATGCAGAGTTGAAACATGACACACGCAGTGCAAGAAGTGGGGAGGTAAAATCTTTTGGAAGTCTTCGTGCCAGTCATTCATCAGAAAATG GTTTCAATAAGCATTTTGGTCGCCGTGGACCAATACATGGGGTGAAGGATGTTGATGGCTATTCAGTTTCGAGTGAGGGGAAGCATCCTAGAAAACCTAGTAGCTCTGCTTATGGTTCCAATGAG AAACAAGTTTGGGTCCAAAAAGCAAGTTCTGGGACCTAG
- the LOC101500988 gene encoding regulator of nonsense transcripts UPF3-like isoform X2, with product MSDRTKVVVRHLPPTISEDSLSSLIDGSFSGRYNWLSFRPAKISPKHTSFSRAYIDFNKPEDVIEFAEFFNGHVFVNEKGTQFKVTVEYAPSQRVPKQWSKKDGRDGTIYKDPEYLEFLELLAKPVENLPSAEIQLEKREAERSGAGKDVPIVTPLMDFVRQKRAAKGPRRLSSNGKVTRRTGTPSNGSSSSAPSRRGSARKRVSTTMYVARDPGKNSTVKDKSTYILVPRQGDQHLSNKSSNIASSDGNPTFDENGIAGSNDAGKKVLLLKGKEREIITASDSDSMSQHHSITSSAKTILNSTALKQNQRHEGSGRIIKSILSNKDLRQNQSSRAYSERQLQTSNLEKEKQPTRPLHVQLILKGTDGAPENRITVHGLHVSSERQERRFRQKDRPDRGIWTSRSNGGDESLSSSASSQVDPLEGGHAELKHDTRSARSGEVKSFGSLRASHSSENGFNKHFGRRGPIHGVKDVDGYSVSSEGKHPRKPSSSAYGSNEC from the exons ATGTCGGATCGGACCAAGGTCGTGGTGCGGCACTTGCCACCCACCATCTCCGAGGACTCTCTTTCCTCCCTAATCGACGGTTCCTTCTCTGGTCGCTACAACTGGCTCTCTTTCCGTCCTGCCAAAATCag CCCCAAGCATACATCATTTTCTAGAGCTTACATTGACTTCAACAAACCAGAGGATGTTATAGAGTTTGCTGAGTTTTTCAATGGACACGTCTTTGTCAATGAAAAGG GAACTCAGTTCAAAGTCACTGTTGAATATGCTCCTTCACAGCGTGTTCCAAAGCAGTGGTCTAAAAAGGATGGTCGTGATGGAACCATATATAAAG ATCCTGAGTATCTGGAATTTCTTGAACTACTTGCCAAGCCTGTTGAAAATCTCCCTAGTGCTGAGATACAGTTGGAGAAAAGGGAAGCTGAACGTTCTG GTGCTGGAAAAGATGTTCCTATAGTTACACCACTGATGGACTTCGTGCGCCAGAAAAGAGCTGCCAAGGGACCGCGG AGGTTATCGTCTAATGGAAAAGTGACCAGGAGAACTGGCACACCATCAAATGGAAGCTCTAGTTCCGCCCCATCAAGACGTGGTTCTGCAAGGAAGAGAGTTTCCACCACAATG TATGTTGCAAGGGACCCAGGGAAAAATTCTACTGTAAAAGACAAATCAACTTATATTTTGGTTCCCAGGCAAGGTGATCAGCATCTTTCAAATAAATCTTCAAATATAGCTTCTTCAGATGGAAATCCAACTTTTGATGAAAATG GAATTGCTGGAAGTAATGATGCTGGGAAGAAGGTACTGCTTCTTaaagggaaagaaagagaaataatTACT GCATCTGATTCAGATAGCATGTCACAACATCATAGCATAACATCTTCAGCTAAAACAATTCTTAATTCAACAGCTCTGAAACAGAATCAGCGGCATGAAGGTAGTGGAAGAATTATCAAAAGCATACTCTCAAACAAAGATTTGCGCCAAAATCAGTCTTCCAGAGCCTATTCTGAGCGGCAGCTCCAAACATCTAAtctagaaaaagaaaaacaacccACTCGCCCCTTACATGTGCAATTGATTTTGAAGGGCACTGATGGTGCGCCAGAGAATAGGATTACTGTACATGGTTTGCATGTGTCTAGTGAGAGACAGGAGAGGCGTTTTAGACAAAAGGACAGACCTGACCGTGGTATTTGGACAAGCCGTTCCAATGGAGGTGATGAATCATTGTCATCCTCAGCTTCCTCACAAGTTGATCCTTTGGAAG GAGGTCATGCAGAGTTGAAACATGACACACGCAGTGCAAGAAGTGGGGAGGTAAAATCTTTTGGAAGTCTTCGTGCCAGTCATTCATCAGAAAATG GTTTCAATAAGCATTTTGGTCGCCGTGGACCAATACATGGGGTGAAGGATGTTGATGGCTATTCAGTTTCGAGTGAGGGGAAGCATCCTAGAAAACCTAGTAGCTCTGCTTATGGTTCCAATGAG